A single Fundidesulfovibrio soli DNA region contains:
- the rplJ gene encoding 50S ribosomal protein L10: MQTREQKAEIIEKLKDRAARASIAVVTDFKGLTVEEVTNLRMKLREQGVEYQVVKNTLARIALTGSPHDVIKDRFKEQCAVAFGYEDPVAAAKALVDYAKTNKKFSLRFACLQGKVIDEEGIKALSTLPSKPQLLAQVLGTMNAVPTNFVSLLANVPRGMLNVLTALKDKKEAA, encoded by the coding sequence AAGCCGAGATCATTGAGAAGCTCAAGGATCGCGCCGCTCGTGCGAGCATTGCCGTGGTCACCGATTTCAAGGGCTTGACGGTGGAAGAGGTGACGAACCTGCGTATGAAGCTCCGCGAACAGGGAGTGGAATATCAGGTCGTCAAGAACACCCTGGCCCGGATCGCGCTGACTGGCAGCCCGCATGACGTCATCAAGGATCGATTCAAGGAGCAGTGCGCCGTCGCTTTCGGGTATGAAGACCCGGTCGCGGCAGCCAAGGCCCTGGTCGACTATGCCAAGACCAACAAGAAGTTCTCCCTCCGTTTCGCCTGCCTGCAAGGCAAGGTGATCGATGAGGAAGGCATCAAGGCGCTGTCCACGCTCCCCAGCAAGCCGCAGCTGCTTGCCCAGGTGCTTGGAACCATGAACGCGGTGCCCACGAACTTCGTGTCGCTGCTGGCCAACGTCCCGCGTGGCATGCTCAACGTGCTCACGGCCCTCAAAGACAAAAAAGAAGCCGCTTAA
- the rplL gene encoding 50S ribosomal protein L7/L12, which yields MSDITKEQVVDFIANMTVLELSEFIKELEEKFGVSAAAPMAAMPMMAMAGGEAAAEVEEKTEFDVILTGSGANKINVIKVVRALTGLGLKEAKDKVDALPSTIKEAVSKADAEDAKKQLEEAGATCEVK from the coding sequence ATGTCCGATATCACCAAAGAGCAGGTTGTTGACTTCATCGCCAATATGACCGTCCTTGAGCTTTCCGAGTTCATCAAGGAGCTCGAAGAGAAGTTCGGCGTCTCCGCTGCCGCCCCCATGGCCGCCATGCCCATGATGGCCATGGCTGGTGGCGAGGCCGCCGCCGAGGTCGAGGAGAAGACCGAGTTCGACGTGATCCTGACCGGCTCCGGCGCCAACAAGATCAACGTCATCAAGGTTGTCCGCGCTCTGACCGGCCTGGGCCTGAAGGAAGCCAAGGACAAGGTTGACGCTCTGCCCTCCACCATCAAGGAAGCCGTGTCCAAGGCCGACGCCGAAGACGCCAAGAAGCAGCTTGAAGAAGCTGGAGCTACTTGCGAAGTCAAATAA